The genomic region AACGGTCAGACAAGAGGGGAAGGTGGGCGGGGGGAGGCAAAAAGGGCGCCGCTGGAGGCGCCCCTTTTGCCTTCGAGCGGTTACTCGGTAATGGCGTTGACCGGACAGCTGTCCAGACAGGCCTGGCATTCGGTACAGTCGTCGCTGATGGCATACTTGTCGCCGGCCTCGGCGATGGCGCCAACCGGGCAGGTGTCCACGCAGGTGCCGCAGGCGATGCATTCGTCGGTAATCTTGAGAGCCATGATATCCTCCTTGTTGGGTTTTCGGATGGAGAATTTCTCAGATCTCCATCACTTCCTTTTCTTTGATCGCTACGACCTCGTCTGCCTTCTTGACGAAGAGGTCGGTGAGTTCCTGAATTTCCTTCTCGCCCCTTTTCAGATCGTCCTCGGAAATTTCCTTTTCCTTCTCGAGCTTTTTGAGGGATTCATTCGCGTCACGCCGGGTATTACGGATGGCGATTTTAGCCTCTTCCCCCAAGCGCTTGAGCTGTTTGGCCATGTCCTTGCGGCGTTCCTCCGTCAGCGGCGGAATGGCGATCCGGATCAAGTTGCCGTCCGAGACGGGGTTAACACCCAGATCCGATTTCAGGATGGCCTTTTCGATCTCGGGAATCAGCTTCTTCTCCCAGGGCTGTATGGTAATCAGACGCGGTTCCGGAACGACCAGGGTTCCAACCTGACTCAGAGGTGTTGGCGTCCCGTAATAATCGACCCGAATGTCATCGAGCAGACTGGTGGACGCACGTCCAGTTCTGATCCTGGTGAAATCCTTCTTCAGGGCGTCGATAGACTTCTCCATTCCGACCCTGGTCTTATTGAGGACATCCTTGACCATGGCGTTCATTCTCCTTTGACGATCGTACCGATCGGCTCGCCGAGAACAACCCTCTTGATGTTCCCCCGGCGGGTCAGATCAAAAACCACGATGGGCAGGTTATTGTCCATGCACAGGGAGGTAGCGGTAGCATCCATAACCTGCAGCCCCATCTTGAGTACATCCAGATAGGTGAGGGTGGAATATTTGACAGCATCCTTGTGCTTCAACGGATCGGCATTGTAGACGCCGTCTACCTTGGTCGCTTTGAGAATGATCTCAGCGCCGATTTCCATGGCCCGCAGGCTCGCCGCCGTATCCGTGGTGAAATACGGATTGCCGGTGCCAGCGGCAAAGATGACGACCCGTCCCTTTTCCAGATGACGAACCGCCCGACGGCGAATGTAAGGCTCGGCGACCTCCTGCATTTCGATGGCCGACTGGACCCGGGTCTTGACATCCAGCTGCTCCAGGGCGTCCTGCAGTGCCAGGCTGTTCATCACCGTCGCCAGCATCCCCATGTAGTCGGCGCTGGCCCGGTCCATCCCCCGGGAGGCTGCGGCCACCCCGCGGAAAATGTTGCCGCCGCCAATGACCAGGGCAACCTGGACTCCCAGCTCAACCACCTCACGTACCTCCGAGGCAATGTCGGCGATCACCTCGGGATCGATTCCGTAACCCTGCTTGCCGGCCAGCGCTTCACCGCTGAGCTTGAGCAGGATTCTGCCGTACTTCGCTTTTGCCCCGGTCATGTCGTCTCCCCGTTACTTGCTGAGGGCCGCGACCTCAGCAGCGAAATCGTCCGCCTTCTTTTCAATACCCTCACCGAGCTGGAAACGGGCAAAACGGCTCAGCCTGACTTCGCTGCCGATCTCCTTGCCCAGAGCCTCGACCACCTTGCCCACTTTCTGGTCAGGATCGATGACATAGGCTTGCTCGAGGAGGCAGACTTCGCCGTAAAATTTATTGATCTGCCCCTCGAGGATCTTCTCAATGATATTGTCGGGTTTGCCGCTTTCCCTGGCCTTGACCCGCATGATCTCCTTTTCCTTCTCCACCACCACGGCAGGAACTTCCTGGCGGTTCAGGTACTGGGGATTGGCCGCGGCCACGTGCATGGCAAGCTGCCGGGCCAGAGAGGCCACCCGCTCGTCAGCCGCTTTGGCGGTGGCCAGTTCGACCAGCACCCCGATCTTGCCGACGCCGTGGACATAGGATGCCACCACTCCGGAGGGGACTTCGAAGCGGGCAAAGCGGCGCACGCTAATGTTTTCACCGATGGTGGCTACCTGGTGGGTCTGCTCTTCGGCGACGGTGCGTCCGGTGCCCGGAAAGGGAAGCGCCAGAAGGCCTTCCAAATCGGCCGGGGCGGTGCGGAGAGCTGCCTCGGAAACACCGGCGGCAAATTTTTGAAAGCCTTCGTTTTTGGCCACGAAGTCGGTCTCGGAGTTGACTTCGACGATCACGCCGCGGTTCATCTCGCCGGCGGCAACGATCATCCCTTCAGCCGCGACCCGCCCTGCCTTCTTGGCGGCCGCAGAGAGTCCTTTTTTACGCAGGGTGTCGATAGCTTCATCCAGATTGCCGTTGGTCTCGGCCAGGGCTTTTTTGCAATCCATCATCCCTGCGCCGGTACGGGCACGAAGTTCGGCAACCATCGATGCGGTAATGTTTGCCACGGAAAACCTCCTATCTTGGTAATGACTGGGAATCGTCTCTGGCCGACTGGGCGAAGCCCGGCTCGGCCTGTCGCGTCGCTGCCGGAAAAAAGGCGGCCCGCTGAAAGCCGGCCGCCTTGCTCATTCACGCAAAACTGCAAATCAGGCTTCGGCAGCCTGCTCGCCGGTAGTAGTTTCAACAGCAGCCGTCTCGCCACCTTCGGCATCGGAACGCAGAACGGTTTCGCGGTCCTGCACCCCTTCGACGCAGGCGTCGGCGATGCGGGAGGCGAAAAGACGAATGGCGCGGATGGCGTCGTCGTTGCCGGGGATGATGTAGTCGATGTCATCAGGGTCGCAGTTGGTATCGACAACGGCGACGACGGGAATGCCAAGCTTGCGTGCTTCCTTGATGGCGATCGTCTCCTTCTTGGGATCAATGACGAAAATGGCGCCGGGGAGCTTGTTCATCGCCTTGATGCCGCCCAGGGCCTTTTCCAGCTTGGCCTTTTCCCGCTCCAGGTTGAGAGCCTCTTTTTTCGTGATCAGCTGGTAAGTGCCGTCCTGAGACATGGTCTCGATTTTCTTCAGCCGATCAATGCTCCCCTTGATGGTGGAGAAGTTGGTGAGCATACCGCCGAGCCAACGGCTGTTGACATAATATTGCCCCGCCCGCAAGGCTTCTTCGGCAATGGCATCCTGCGCCTGCTTCTTGGTGCCGACGAAAAGAATCTTGTCTCCGTTGGCCACCGTGTCCTTGACGAAGCTGTAGGCGCCTTTGAAGTAACGGACGGTTTTCTGCAGGTCGATGATGTAGATGCCATTACGTGCCCCGAAAATATAGGGCTTCATCTTGGGATTCCAGCGCTTGGTCTGATGACCGAAATGAACCCCGGCTTCGAGCAGCTGCTTCATGGTGATCTGGGACATCGGTTTTTCTCCTTTTTCTGGTTAAGGACCTCCGCCCCCTTCATCCCTTCCGGAGCCCCGATTTCTTCCGGGGCACCTCTCCGACAGGTCCGGGAGCGTGCGTTTTTGTATAACGTGCGTGTATACCACACGACTTCCCGGCTGACAAGAAAAAAATCAGGGCGAAAGCGGTTTACAAGCCCTGGCAACTGTACTAACATCTGCGGTCATGTCTGTCGTCCGGATCCATCGCTACATCGCCAGGGAGATTACCATCCCGACTCTCCTCGGGTTGATTATCTTTACCTTCGTCCTGCTGATGGGGCGAATTCTCAAGCTGGTGGAACTGGTCATCAACAAGGGAATCCCCGTCGGAGAAGTCGTCAAGCTCTTCGGCTACCTGCTTCCCTCGTTCCTGGTCATCACCATTCCGCTGGCATTTCTGCTCGGGGTCCTGCTCGGCTTCAGCCGCCTCTCCGCCGACAGCGAAACCATCGCCATGAAGGCCTCCGGCATCAGTCTTTACGGCATGCTCAAACCGGTTCTTGCCCTGGCCGTGCTGGCCAGCCTGTTCACCGCCTACCTGACTCTCGATGCCGGCCCTTCCGGCAATTCAGCTTTTCGCACCCAAGTCTTCCAGATCGCCACCAGTCGTGCCAGCGCCGGTTTTCAGCCCAGGGTCTTCAACGACGAATTCGACGGACTCGTTCTTTATGCCAGTGACATCCAGGAACGAAGCGGAACCCTGGAAGGTGTATTCATTTCCGATGAACGGGTCGGCTCCACCCCCTCGATCATCCTGGCTCGAACGGGTCGGGTAATCCCCGACCGCAGCGCCCTCACGCTTACCCTTCGCCTGGAGGACGGCACCATCCACCGGCGACCCAGCGACAAAGAGCGGGACAACTACCAGGTCATCGACTTCAATACATACGACATCAACCTCAACCTCGGCCAGCAGTTGCCAGACACGCCGCAGCGTCGCAAGAAGGAAAGTGAGCTGAGCGCCAGCGAACTCCAGATGGCCCGGGACCTGGCGGAAGACCCTGCCGTGCGCAGCGGACTGACCGTCGAATGGCACCGCCGACTGATCCTGCCGATGGCGCCCCTGCTCTTCGCACTGATCGGTGTCCCCCTGGGCATCCGCTCCCAGCGATCCGGACGGGGCGGCGGATTCGCCACGGGGTTGGTGGTTTTTCTGCTCTACTATCTTCTGCTTTCCTTCGCCGAAACCCTCGCCGTGGAAGGTGGCCTGAACCCCGCACTGATCATCTGGGCGCCAAATGCCCTGTTTTTTACCGGAAGTCTCCTCCTGCTGTATATGTCGGCGCAGGAAAAGCAGTTCCTCCAGCTCGATCGTCTGCTGGCAGGCATTCGGCGCATCGTCCTTCGCAAAGGGCGCGGGAGTCAATAGTGAATCTGCTCAACCGCTACATCCTGACCGCTTTCGCCCGCGTCTTCGGTCTGGCGCTGGCCGCTTTCGCCGGCATTTATCTGCTGGTCGACTTTTTTGAGCGGGTTGACAATTTCATCGAGCACAAGGCTCACCTGTCCCAGTACATTCTCTACTTCTCCAACAAAATCCCGATGATCGTCGTCCAGGTTGCCCCCATGGCCGTCCTTATGGGGGTGTTCATGAGCCTGGGCGGACTCTCCCGCAACAGCGAGCTGACCGCCATGCGGGCCAGCGGCATCAGTCTGTGGCGGATCACGGTTCCCCTGCTGGCAACGGCCTTGCTTATTACCGGCATGCTGCAGGTGGCCAACGAATTCGTCGTTCCGCTGAGCGCCCAAAAGGTGAACTACATTCTGCAGATCCAGGTCAAGGGAAAGCCACAGCTGGCTATCAAGCGTGACCGACTCTGGTTCCGCGAGGGGAATGCCATCATCAATGTCCGCCAGGCGCTTCCGGAGAAAAATGCCCTGCAGGGGGTCACCATCTTTAAAATTGGCGAAGACTTCCAGCTGCGATCGCGCATCGACGCGCCTAAAGCAACATACGTCAAAGGTGAATGGCAGTTTGAAAATACGACCGTGCGTCAATTTCCCACCGACGCAGCCGAGGTGGCCACGGTCGAACACTATGATCGCAAATCCGCCGAGCTCAGCAAAACACCTGACGATTTCCGCACTGCCGAACGTAAGACCGAGGAACTCGGCGTCAGGGACCTGCGCAAAATGACCACGAAACTTGCCGAAGAAGGATACGATGCCACCCGCTACCGGGTCGACATGCATGCGCGCCTGGCGACTCCTTTTGCCAGCGTCATCATGGCCTTCCTCGGCATACCGTTCGCCCTGCAGAAGAAGCGAGGCGCCAGCCTGGCCACGGGGATAACCATCAGCGTGGCGATCGGCATCTCGTACCATATCATTCAGGCAATGCTCCTGGCTTTCGGCTACTCCTCCGTCATTCCCCCTGTTGTGGCAGCCTGGGCACCCAATCTCCTGTTCGGGCTGTTCGGCGTCTGGCTTCTCCTGATGGTTCGCGAGTAACCCGTATTTGTTTGACTTGCCGTCTCTACAAGTCAGACCGGCATGATATGCAAAGCAAAAGGCCCCGCCATAAATGACGGGGCCTTTTGCTTTTTTCGCTCGAACGTATCAGTACCGGTAATGCCCGGACTTGTAAGGACCCGAAACCGGCACCCCGATATAATCAGCCTGCTCCCGGCTGAGCATCGTAAGGCGGGCGCCGAGTTTGCCGAGATGCAGCCGGGCCACCTTCTCATCCAGGCTTTTCGGCAGCACGTAAACCTCTTTCCCGTAGCCACCAGTGTTGCCAAACAGTTCGATCTGGGCGATGACCTGATTGCTGAAGCTGTTCGACATGACGAAGGAGGGGTGCCCGGTGGCGCAGCCGAGGTTGAGCAGACGCCCTTCGGCAAGAATGATAATGGCGTGGCCGTCAGGGAATATCCACTGGTCAACCTGATTGCCATGTTCCTGGGGGTTCTTGATGTTGCACTTCCTGATCCCGGCAACTTTGGCCAGAGCGGCCATGTCGATCTCGTTGTCGAAATGGCCGATGTTGCCAACGATGGCGTTATGTTTCATCCGCGCCATGTGCTCGACCCGGATGACATCCTTGTTGCCGGTGGCGGTAATGAAGATATCGGCGCTGTCGACCACGTCCTCGATGGTCTT from Desulfuromonadales bacterium harbors:
- a CDS encoding 4Fe-4S binding protein; protein product: MALKITDECIACGTCVDTCPVGAIAEAGDKYAISDDCTECQACLDSCPVNAITE
- the frr gene encoding ribosome recycling factor; amino-acid sequence: MVKDVLNKTRVGMEKSIDALKKDFTRIRTGRASTSLLDDIRVDYYGTPTPLSQVGTLVVPEPRLITIQPWEKKLIPEIEKAILKSDLGVNPVSDGNLIRIAIPPLTEERRKDMAKQLKRLGEEAKIAIRNTRRDANESLKKLEKEKEISEDDLKRGEKEIQELTDLFVKKADEVVAIKEKEVMEI
- the pyrH gene encoding UMP kinase; protein product: MTGAKAKYGRILLKLSGEALAGKQGYGIDPEVIADIASEVREVVELGVQVALVIGGGNIFRGVAAASRGMDRASADYMGMLATVMNSLALQDALEQLDVKTRVQSAIEMQEVAEPYIRRRAVRHLEKGRVVIFAAGTGNPYFTTDTAASLRAMEIGAEIILKATKVDGVYNADPLKHKDAVKYSTLTYLDVLKMGLQVMDATATSLCMDNNLPIVVFDLTRRGNIKRVVLGEPIGTIVKGE
- the tsf gene encoding translation elongation factor Ts, producing the protein MANITASMVAELRARTGAGMMDCKKALAETNGNLDEAIDTLRKKGLSAAAKKAGRVAAEGMIVAAGEMNRGVIVEVNSETDFVAKNEGFQKFAAGVSEAALRTAPADLEGLLALPFPGTGRTVAEEQTHQVATIGENISVRRFARFEVPSGVVASYVHGVGKIGVLVELATAKAADERVASLARQLAMHVAAANPQYLNRQEVPAVVVEKEKEIMRVKARESGKPDNIIEKILEGQINKFYGEVCLLEQAYVIDPDQKVGKVVEALGKEIGSEVRLSRFARFQLGEGIEKKADDFAAEVAALSK
- the rpsB gene encoding 30S ribosomal protein S2, whose product is MSQITMKQLLEAGVHFGHQTKRWNPKMKPYIFGARNGIYIIDLQKTVRYFKGAYSFVKDTVANGDKILFVGTKKQAQDAIAEEALRAGQYYVNSRWLGGMLTNFSTIKGSIDRLKKIETMSQDGTYQLITKKEALNLEREKAKLEKALGGIKAMNKLPGAIFVIDPKKETIAIKEARKLGIPVVAVVDTNCDPDDIDYIIPGNDDAIRAIRLFASRIADACVEGVQDRETVLRSDAEGGETAAVETTTGEQAAEA
- the lptF gene encoding LPS export ABC transporter permease LptF, with translation MSVVRIHRYIAREITIPTLLGLIIFTFVLLMGRILKLVELVINKGIPVGEVVKLFGYLLPSFLVITIPLAFLLGVLLGFSRLSADSETIAMKASGISLYGMLKPVLALAVLASLFTAYLTLDAGPSGNSAFRTQVFQIATSRASAGFQPRVFNDEFDGLVLYASDIQERSGTLEGVFISDERVGSTPSIILARTGRVIPDRSALTLTLRLEDGTIHRRPSDKERDNYQVIDFNTYDINLNLGQQLPDTPQRRKKESELSASELQMARDLAEDPAVRSGLTVEWHRRLILPMAPLLFALIGVPLGIRSQRSGRGGGFATGLVVFLLYYLLLSFAETLAVEGGLNPALIIWAPNALFFTGSLLLLYMSAQEKQFLQLDRLLAGIRRIVLRKGRGSQ
- the lptG gene encoding LPS export ABC transporter permease LptG; the protein is MNLLNRYILTAFARVFGLALAAFAGIYLLVDFFERVDNFIEHKAHLSQYILYFSNKIPMIVVQVAPMAVLMGVFMSLGGLSRNSELTAMRASGISLWRITVPLLATALLITGMLQVANEFVVPLSAQKVNYILQIQVKGKPQLAIKRDRLWFREGNAIINVRQALPEKNALQGVTIFKIGEDFQLRSRIDAPKATYVKGEWQFENTTVRQFPTDAAEVATVEHYDRKSAELSKTPDDFRTAERKTEELGVRDLRKMTTKLAEEGYDATRYRVDMHARLATPFASVIMAFLGIPFALQKKRGASLATGITISVAIGISYHIIQAMLLAFGYSSVIPPVVAAWAPNLLFGLFGVWLLLMVRE